A portion of the Salmo trutta chromosome 1, fSalTru1.1, whole genome shotgun sequence genome contains these proteins:
- the tmem150b gene encoding modulator of macroautophagy TMEM150B isoform X2 — MWLWALLPICLAVFGTVGIWVVECGTYNPQSCIFAQICNVCAVLALWVVVIRFQQVRDYGQNSKVNIASIVLGFISCVGISIIGNFQQSVVMGIHLLGAFLAFFVGLAYFWLQVWLCYKAHPFKDRHWVGPLRATFCSICTVLVITMAILHNTGYKSGAAICEWALVMSFFVLFGLFGSEFRHIDFHQLTVQKQRLKTQSINGVVRMNDVS, encoded by the exons TGAATGTGGCACCTATAATCCACAGAGCTGCATCTTTGCTCAGATCTGCAACGTCTGTGCTGTCTTGG cccTGTGGGTTGTGGTGATCCGGTTTCAGCAGGTCAGGGACTATGGTCAGAACAGCAAGGTGAACATCGCCAGTATCGTACTGGGCTTCATCTCCTGTGTGGGCATCTCCATCATCGGAAACTTCCAG CAATCTGTAGTGATGGGGATCCACTTGTTGGGAGCGTTCTTGGCGTTCTTCGTGGGCCTGGCCTACTTCTGGCTGCAGGTGTGGCTCTGCTACAAAGCCCATCCCTTTAAAGACCGTCACTGGGTTGGACCTCTTCGAGCTACATTCTGTAGCATCTGCACCGTCCTGGTCATCACCA TGGCTATACTTCATAATACCGGCTACAAATCTGGAGCGGCCATTTGTGAGTGGGCCTTGGTCATGTCCTTCTTTGTCCTTTTTGGCCTCTTTGGGTCCGAGTTCCGTCACATCGACTTCCACCAGCTCACCGTGCAGAAACAACGTCTGAAGACACAGAGCATCAACGGAGTGGTCAGAATGAATGATGTTTCATAG
- the tmem150b gene encoding modulator of macroautophagy TMEM150B isoform X1 gives MWLWALLPICLAVFGTVGIWVVFGIAVSNETVNITDRFPYISECGTYNPQSCIFAQICNVCAVLALWVVVIRFQQVRDYGQNSKVNIASIVLGFISCVGISIIGNFQQSVVMGIHLLGAFLAFFVGLAYFWLQVWLCYKAHPFKDRHWVGPLRATFCSICTVLVITMAILHNTGYKSGAAICEWALVMSFFVLFGLFGSEFRHIDFHQLTVQKQRLKTQSINGVVRMNDVS, from the exons GTTTGGTATCGCTGTATCGAATGAGACTGTTAACATCACAGATAGATTCCCTTACATCAG TGAATGTGGCACCTATAATCCACAGAGCTGCATCTTTGCTCAGATCTGCAACGTCTGTGCTGTCTTGG cccTGTGGGTTGTGGTGATCCGGTTTCAGCAGGTCAGGGACTATGGTCAGAACAGCAAGGTGAACATCGCCAGTATCGTACTGGGCTTCATCTCCTGTGTGGGCATCTCCATCATCGGAAACTTCCAG CAATCTGTAGTGATGGGGATCCACTTGTTGGGAGCGTTCTTGGCGTTCTTCGTGGGCCTGGCCTACTTCTGGCTGCAGGTGTGGCTCTGCTACAAAGCCCATCCCTTTAAAGACCGTCACTGGGTTGGACCTCTTCGAGCTACATTCTGTAGCATCTGCACCGTCCTGGTCATCACCA TGGCTATACTTCATAATACCGGCTACAAATCTGGAGCGGCCATTTGTGAGTGGGCCTTGGTCATGTCCTTCTTTGTCCTTTTTGGCCTCTTTGGGTCCGAGTTCCGTCACATCGACTTCCACCAGCTCACCGTGCAGAAACAACGTCTGAAGACACAGAGCATCAACGGAGTGGTCAGAATGAATGATGTTTCATAG